Within the Thalassoglobus sp. JC818 genome, the region TGTCGTCAGCGTTATTCGCCCATTGACACAGGTCAACGGTATGTGCTCCCCAGTCGAGGAGGCGGGCGCCGGAATCGAAATCCCATTGCCCACGCCAGCGGCCGTCGACGTATTTCTGATTGAATGGTCGCCAAGCGGCTGGTCCCAGCCACATATTCCAGTCGCACACTTTCGGATCGGGAGTCGCTTCGGGTGGCAGCCAGCTATTCTCAAGAACCGGGATATACACCGAAGCATGCATGGTATGAAGTTCCCCGAGCTTGCCAGTGTGTACCATTTCGACAGCTTTAGCGAAGTTGGTCACGCTTCTTCGCTGCGTCCCAGCTTGAAACACTCGACCTTCAGCGTCGATCGTGTCTGCCAGTTGCTGACAAAGTTCGATCGTAATTCCGCACGGTTTTTCACTGTAAACGTCTTTCCCAGCCTGAGCAGCGAGCATCGATGCCGGAGCATGCCAGCGGTCGCCAGTGGCAATCAGAACAGCGTCGATATCCTTTCGATCGAGCAGTTCACGGAAGTCGCTATAGAGTTTGCAACTGCTGTCGCCGTAGGCACCATCGACCAGTTCTTTGCCTTTGTCACGTCGACTCTTTTGAACGTCGGCAATGGCCACGCATCGGATGTCGGGAAGCTGTAGCATCGCTGTCAGATCGTATGTGCATCGCGGTCCGATTCCGATCACGCCAAGAGAGATCTTTTCACTCGGAGCAACCGTCCCTTCGAGTCCCAATGCTGAGGCGGGGACGATCGAAGCCGCCGATGTCGCGATCGCGCCCATTGCGGCAGTGCAGAGAAAATCTCGACGTGTCGTGTTCGTGGAGTCGGTCATCGTCACAATCCTCTGAGTAAGTTTCGTCGATTCGTTGTAGATAGACTCGTCGTGGTTCTGAAAGGCAATCGCAGCGTGCAACACTTGAGCGGTGCAGGTTGACCGGATTTGCCAAGCAATCAGGCTGTTGGATTCATTTCGTCTTTCTCAGAGTATGCGAGGCGGACCAAAAGAGCAAATGTTGTTGATGCGTTCGAAATGCGATGATTGGACGTTCAAGGATTGAAGAAGCATTCAACAAGAATTTGGTTTCAGCAGTGTCTATAGATAAGGTGTCGCGAGTCGGGCGATTCCGTCTCGAATTCGAAGTGCAAAGTTGCGGTCCTGCAACTCTTCGAGAGACATTCTGCGGCCTGCCTTAACTTTGCTGTCGACGAGTTTGCTCATCTCGGAGTTGAGTTGGGTTCCGTAACATTCCACATTGAATTCGAAGTTCAAACGTAAGCTTCGAGGGTCCCAGTTGCTGGAGCCAATTAATGTCCAGTCATTGTCGACCAGCATGATTTTTGAGTGATCAAACGGAGCCGACGTACGGATCACTTCACAGTGATAGGGCAAGATTCTCGAAATTGGATCGGTGGAAGCCCACTGGACGAGTCGGATATTGCATTCTTCCGGAATCAGCACTCTGACACGCACGCCTCGCATGGCTGCCACATTGAGCGAGTTAATGATCGATTCATCTGGCAGAAAGTACGGAGTGACGATGTCGACACGTTCATCCGCGGCTGCGATCGCTCCCAGCATCACCATGCGAATGTTATCAAGGTCTGCGTCCGGTCCATCAGGAATGCCGCGAGCCCATGTTGTTCCGTTGAGAGGGGGATCTCCAAACAGCTTTTCCGGGTCGGGATGTTCCCCAGTCACAAATGCCCAATCGGCTAGAAAGACTTCGAGAAAGTGCTCGACGACTGGTCCTTCAAACCGAAAGTGAACGTCCTGGATGGGATGTTTGCAACGTGGCAAGTTGAGATTGCCTTCACGGATATTCATCCCGCCGGTGAATCCAATCTCTCCATCGACAACCAGAATTTTTCGGTGGTTTCTCAAGTTCGCATAAAACACCAGAGCAGGGGTGCTCGTTGGCAGAAACGTCGCTGCGCTGAGTCCAAGCCGCTGAAACTCAGTCAAGATTGTCGGCTTTGAATATCGAGTGCCAACGTCATCGATGAGAATGCGAACATCAACTCCGCGCTGCGTCGCGTTGGCGAGAGCTTCGGCAAACATTCTGCCCGAGGAGTCGTTGTCAAAGATATAGGAACACAAACTGATCGATCGATGAGCCTTATCGATGGCTGTGAGCATCGAATCGTAGGCTGCTTTGCCACCGACCAGCGGGGTGACATCGTTTGCAGGAGTCAAATCGCGACGCGTGATCCACTTTCCGATTTCCTCCAATTCCATGTTGGTATCGGTTCGCTGATGACGTGTCTCCCAGGCACGGACTGCTCGCTTCAGTGTGTATTTTCCCTGGGCATCAATCTGATCGAGAATGCGTTCCCCTTTGCGTTCAATTCGATTCACGCCGAAACAGCAGTAGAGTAACGATCCGATCAATGGGGATAACCAGATCAGCCCGACCCAACCGAGCACGGCACGTGTCTCTCGTTTCTGCAACAATGCATGGAGGCTCGTTCCGATTGCAAAGCATCGTTCGAAAAGACCGAAAATGATGGGCCAATAATGAGAAAAGAAATCGAGCATTCGACGGATGTCTTCAAGGTAAGGTAGGAAGTAGAGTACGGCGGCGATGTGCTTTTAACGAAACGTGTTGAGAAACAAGATCTCACCTCGCGCGAGTGGTCTTGTTTGATTCGTTTTTCAGTTCAAACATTCTGACTTGGCAAGTTCCTTTCGCAGCTTCATTCGAAGTGTCGGAAGAAAGGCTTTCCAGGAGATGTCACTTATGTTCTTCATTGACTCGCTCACGCGTTCTCAACCACACGTTCATCATCGAATCCAGGTCAGTATCATCATGAGACGGCTGGTCGTTGTCCACTGCGTAGCGCTCGTCGTTATGTGCAACGTGTCTTTCGTTGGTGCGAACGAAGAAGCATCAGCTCCCGGGCAAAGTGGACGATTCTCGAATGTGGCCCTGCTGCCCAAAGAGGAAACCGGAGCGACTCGTTTTCTGACAGCCAATCCAGAATACGACGGTCGCGGAGTCATTGTAGCCATCTTCGACCAGGGAATTGATCCCGGAGCTTCTGGCCTGAGTGTGACAACCACCGGAGCGCCGAAGATCATTGACCTGATCGATGGAACCGGAAGCGGTGACGTACCGATGAAACCTGCCAAGCTGGAAAGTGATGGAACGATCACCAGCCTCACTGACAGAACTCTTTCGATCGATCCGGACTGGTCCAATCCATCTGGCAAGTATTTTGTCGGAGTGAAGGCAGCGTTTGATCTCTATCCGCACGATCTTGTCAGTCGCTTACAAGCGGAAGCCAAAGAAGACTTCATCAAAGCGCAGCGACCGCGAGAAATTCAATTGATCGAAGATGAACAAGCAGCGGATGGAGACGAAGCTCGCAAAGAAGCAGCTGCAAGACTGGAAGCGCTTAGAGAAGCGGTCAAACAATTCAAGGCACCGGGGCCCGTTCTGGACTGCATTACCTTTCACGATGGCGATCACTGGCGGGCCGTCATTGACCTCGACGAAGATGGCGATCTGGCCGACGAAACACCGCTCGCTGACTATCGCGTCGAGCACCAGTTCGCCACGTTCGGAGGAGGAGCAGAACTCAACTTCAGTGTGAACATTTTCGACGACGGGAAACTTCTCTCGATCGTGGCTGTCTGCGGCAATCACGGGACACATGTTGCCGGAATCGTGGGAGCCAACTATCCAGACAATCCTTCACGCAACGGATTGGCGCCGGGGGTTCAATTTATCTCCGTGAAAATCGGTGACACACGTCTCGACGGAATGGAAACAGGCGTCGCTCTGATGCGGGGTCTGGCCCGAACTGCCGAACTGAATTGTGATCTCGTCAACATGAGCTACGGCGAACCGTCGTCGACTCCGAATCAGGGTGCATTGATTGATTCAATCAATCAATTTGTCGTGAATCGAAACATCGTCTTCGTTGCGAGCGCAGGCAACAGTGGACCAGCGTTGTCGACAGTTGGATCACCTGGCGGAACATCCAGTTTTCCGATTGGAGTCGGTGCGTATGTCTCCCCAGCGATGGGTCGCGAAGAATATGCATTGCAGGAAGACTTGCCGGGACTCCCGTTTACCTGGACATCTCGTGGACCGACCACAGACGGAGATTGGGGAGTTGATCTATTCGCTCCGGGAGCAGCGATCGCCCCGGTCTCACAATATTCGCTTCAGCCGAGTATGCGAATGAACGGAACATCGATGGCTGCGCCAAACGCCTGCGGCAACATCGCTCTGATGATCTCTGGATTGAAAGCCCAAGAACTCAGTTACTCATCGACTTCGCTACTTCGCAGCTTGCAAGCGACATCGCAAATCCAATCTGAGATCGATCCACTGGCACAAGGCCCGGGCCTGATTCAAATCGATCAAGCGTTCGATCATCACGTCGCGAATAAGTCATCGAAGACTTCCCTCACTCCGGTCACCGTTTCGATCTCATCGCGAAATGGAGCGAGAGGAATTTACCTTCGCGAAGCTGGTGAAGTCGGTCGAAGGGTGGATGTTTCGATTCAGGTCGAGCCCGACTTTCCTCTTGAGACTGCGAACTCCACAAAACTCAGCTACGAAGTGCCGATCCGTTTAGAGAGTAATGCTGACTGGGTCAAAGTCGGAAGCCAGTTGCTGCTCACTCATGGAGGAGCACGCTTCAGTGCGACGGTCGATTCGCGAGAACTCACGCCCGGTTTGCATATTGCGCGAATCCAAGGTCAACCCGCTTCTCAAGTTGGAAACGAGAATCTCTTCGAGGTTCCCGTGGTGGTCATTGTTCCGGAACCGTCATCGGAACAAGTTTTTCAGACAACATTAGAAACGACTTCCGGGTCGATTCAGCGAATCTTTCTCAATCCTCCTGAAGGAAGTCGCAGCTATAAGCTGCGGGTGAAAAGGCTCGACGGAATCGGTGAAGGTTTCTTTTACCTGCACTGTGTGCAAACCAGTCCGGTACAGTCCTTCGAAGCTGCGGAGTCCAAGCTGGTTGTCTCCCTGGGAGTCGGAGAAGAATTCGAGAAAGAAATTTCCTTGCCGACTGATCGAGTTCTGGAGATTTGCACAGCACAATACTGGTCTAGCCTCGGGCAATCTGAACTGGAGTTGGAAGTAACCTACTCAGGATTGGCAACGACGTCTGATTCAGTCACGCTCGCTTCAAACGGAGAGTCGGTTCCGGTGCGAGTCACCTCACAGCTGGGACATGAACGTGTCGACCCGAGTGCCGTCCTCAATCGCTGGGATCGATTTCTTTCTCCTCAGAAATCGTCGCTGAAAATTTTGTCCGACGAACGGAACACCACCTGGAATAACGAACCGACCTGGCAACTCGTCTGTGACTATGCCTTTCAGCTTGAGAAGAAAGATCAAGTGACGTTCGCGCTCTCCCGTCTCGATGATCTTCTCTACGAATCCCCATTCCCGTCATACAGGTTGTTTGTGTATGACGAACACAATCAACTCGTGCATGCTGACGATGTCTTTCCGGAAAGCGTTTCACTTCCGGAGGGAGATTATTCCATTCAAATTGAACTCAGGCACACTGATCGAGATCATCTGAAAGAGATGGAAGGCTCGCTGCTGACGATCACACGTTCGATCGGTTCTGTCCGGCCATCGATCTATTCTTCGCGAGCTGTCGCAGCCGCTCCATGGAAGCAGAGTGACGTCAGTTCAACTGAACTCTTCGAACTGATGCGTGAGGATTACTCGATCGCTCCTCCGCCGAAAGACAAGCTGCCGCAGGGACTGCAATCAGGGGATCGCTTGAGAGGACAACTGACTCTCCGGTCAGGCGACCCAAATCCGGTTCCGATTGAGTATTTCTTTTCTGATGGAGCACAGCCAGCTTCATCGAAGTCGGCAAAACAAACTGTTCCGACGGAAGAGATTGATTTTCTGCTCGCCAAGCTCGGCACTTTGTCCTGGGAAAAGGATCAAGAAGAAATTGAACGACTGGCTGAGCGCATTCTGGCGATTGACGAGGACAACCTCGATGTCCATGTTGAAAGGCTACATTTGGCGGATGACGACGATCGAAAGAAGCATCTCGGCACGGTCGTTGAGCTTGCTGATCAAGTTATCGATCACATCCCGCAGAATAAAATCCGCAAATACTTTGACCGACGTCGAACTCAGTCAACTTCTGAAGAGAAAGAGACAAAGAAGAAATGGGAGACAGCCCGCAAACACCTGATCGACGCAATTTATCGTAAGGGCAGGGCACTGGCGTACATGGAACTTCCAGACGTTATCGAAGACCATCCGATTGATGATCCGAAGCAACACGAGAAGGAATTTGATGCCAACTTTCAACTCCTCTCAAGTTGGGTTGATCCGACTTCGAAAGACTACTTCCTGCTTCAGATCAGATATGACCGCCGTCGAGGAAACTTTGGCGAGGCATTGAAGATTCTCAACAAGAACTTCGGCAGCGGCCAACCGGTCTATTTCCACTACAAGAAGCGTCGAGACCTGTACGAACTGCTCGGTTGGGACGATCTGAGAGACATCGAACAGCATTGGATGTGGAGATACTTCCCGGAGTCGAAAGTTCCGTTCTAGGTCGGATTCATCGAACGATTCGCAGGATCAAAGAGCAGTGAGTAGCGTAATCTAATGACCGAACTCTCGGACGATGTATGACGAAGGTGGATTCGACGACGCGTGGGAATCCCTGTCGATTCTTAAGAGGGCTCCGCACTCGGGGAAGGAGACTCATCCTCTGGAGCAAACCATCCACGAAACGGTTTCCACTTCCGATAGAGCGTTTCCTCGCGGGTAAATTCGTCGACGGAATACATCGTCCCGTCTTTCCAGTCGCGCTGATAAAGGTCTCCACAGCGACACCGAAACATCACGCGCGTCGGCTCTTCATACTTTGACAGATCGATGATCACCGCCGAATTTTGAATCGCGGTGAAGTCGCCAAAGTCGCCCAGTCGACGACTTGTGCAGCATCCATTCTGGCAGGGGGGAATCGGCGGGATGCCCGAGACAACAAGTCCATTGGCGACGCTGAAGATGACTCCGAAAAGCATCATTGAGAGCATCAGAACGATCAGGCCCCCGACAAATCCAGCCGGGAAACCGATCACTCCCCAGACCACTCCCCAGTGAGACCACGCGTAAGCTGAAGCTCCCAGCCCAACCAAAAACGAACCTGCAACGATCACCAATTCGGGCAGTGTCACTCCAGAGCGATCGGAGCTCCGCCGTGCCCCGGCAGAAACTGTCGACTGGAATCGTTTGTTAGCAAAAGAAAAAACCCCGCGCACCGATCTACGTGGCGGAACAGGTTCGATCTGACTCATTCGGATTGGCTTTCTTCAGTCACGGCCCGCACAACATCTACGACCGAAACCAAACCGAATCCACCAAAAATCTGGACACTCAGTCCCAATTTTCACAACTTTTTATTTCTGAATATTTCCTTCTCAAATTGTTCAACAAGCCGACAATCGTGGAACAAAAACTGCTATGCGAAAGCAGCTGAATTGCATTACATTTGACATCATTGAGTTGATGATTTTCAGCAGCATCCGTCGGACCCGCACGATGAATCGGAAGGCAACATGTTCAGAACCGGGAGGCCCGACTTCGTTTCCTTGGGCGATCGGATCGGAACTCCATGACAATTAAACGGTTGAGCCTTCTCAGGGGAAACCGCCTCATTGGGTTCAATGGGAATGATCTGATCCGCGTACGGTGCCTTGGAATAAAGATCGAAGGTTTTCTTGCAAACTGCCATTCGTTGACCGCGGACAAGTTTGTGCCCGTCATCGTCGGTCACAGACTTCCACGGTCCTTTGTAAATGACAGCTTGTTTGTGATCCATGCATGGGCCTTCTTTGCCTTTGAATGCTTGCACCGTCAAGCTGCGAAACTCGTAGCCATCAATAATCGCCCACGGCTCCGACTGCCGAGCGACGATCTCAACACCGTAGAATCCTGCGTCGGTGAAGGCATCGAGAAACAAGTCTTCGCGAAATGCTCCGCTGATGCAGCCACTCCACAAATTGGGGTCATTGCGGAGACTGTCCGGGATCGTTTCATCGCTGACAATATCGCTGATCACTGCTCGTCCACCTCGCTTGAGAACACGGAAGAGTTCCGAAAACAATTGTCTCCGATCTTCTTCACGAACGAGATTCAGCACACAGTTCGAAACAACAACGTCGATTGAGTCGGATTCAACCAGTGGCTCGGTTTTTCTCAGATGATCCTGATACTCCTGAAGCTTTTGCCAATCATCAACGGAATCGACTGGATTAGTTTTCAGATACTCTTCCAGTCGATCAAGGTTCAGCTGCAAGTCCTGAATTCGTCCTTTCCGGAAATCAACGACGTCGTACCCCAGTGTCTCGCCGATCGCTGACTGGTGCCGGCGTGCCAGTTCCAGCATGGTGTCATTGCAATCGACACCGATCACACGCCCGGAATCTTTCACAATTTGGGCAGCGATATAGCAAATCTTTCCTCCGCCCGAACCGAGATCGAGAACTGTTTCGCCTTCGTTCACCCAACGTGATGGATCGCCACATCCGTAATCACGTTCGATGATCTCTTCCGGAATGATTTTCAAATACTCCGGGTCGTAATCGACCGGACAACACAAAGCTGCTTCAGCCTCCTGAGCCGCAGCTGAATATCGATCGCGGACGGCAAGATCAACATTCATCGTTGCGCCTGAAGTCGTTTCTCCGTTAGCCTGATTGAGTTCGCTGACCGGTTCTGTCGTTTCTGATGTCGAGGTTCCATTCGCAGCCATATCGATTCTCCAGTGACAGAACTTCGGGTTGAGACACAGGTCATTTGAACTGAACTGTATCAGCGTCGCAAGATTGTGAACGGTGAAGTGAGATACAGTTGAGTGACTTCAGATGCAATCGAACGGAACTCACTTCGAACAGTCGACGAGCGCAACCAAACGTCGTACAGTTCATGCACTCACTTTTCCATCACTTGAATGATCGGCAGCAATGATCATGCTTCGACACTTCATGCTTCTTCTCACCGTGAGTCTCTCACTGGCTTTTGATTCGGTCGTTCCCGCGCAGGTCCCCATGAGCAAACGCATTGAACACTTTGACGAATACTTTGGAGTTCGAGTCCATGACCCTTATCGCTGGCTCGAAGACGATGTCCGTGAAAGCGAAGATGTCGCGGAATGGGTGAAAGCTGAAAACGAGTACACACAGGACTTCCTGAAAACGATTCCGGAACGCAGCGAGATCAATGCCCGTCTGACCGAATTGTGGGACTACGAAAAATTCGGTCCGCCGTTCAAGGCAGGCGGTCGCCTCTACTTCTACAAGAACGATGGACTTCAAAATCAATACGTTCTGTACGTGCAAGGTCCTGACGACGCAGAACCCCGTGTTCTGATTGACCCCAATGAATGGTCGCAAGATGGGACGGTCGCACTCGGTGGGACGTCCTACAGCGACGACGGACGGTACCTCGCTTATGGAATTCAGGATGCCGGTTCGGACTGGCGAACCTGGAAGATCATGGAGATCGAAACCGGTCGCATCCTTGAAGACGAGTTGTCCTGGATCAAGTTCAACACTCCAAGCTGGACTCCAGACGGAGAAGGTTTCTTCTACGGGAAATTCCCTGCGCCGGAAGATGGGGCTGAGTTCCAGAATCTGAACGTCAATCAAGCTATTTATTACCATCGAGTCGGCGATTCCCAGGACGACGACTTGCTCATTTTTCATCGTCCCGACCAGCCGGAGTGGGGCTACTCCACCTCGGTCACAGAAGATGGTCGCTACCTCATCATCACAGTTCATGTTGGAACTGATGACCGCTACCGGATCTTCTACAAAGATCTCTCAAACCCGTTGGCGATGGCTGTTCCGCTGATTCGTAATTTCGAGAACGAATACAGCTTCATTGGAAACGACGGCACGACCTTTTACTTCAAGACAGATCTCGATGCTCCACTCGGGCGAGTGATTGCCATCGATATCAACGATGCTTCGCGTCAGATCGAAGGAGGCGGAGAGGAACCCGAAGTCAAAGTTCGAGAAGTCATTCCCCAACAGGCCGAAGCAATTCGTGATGTCACACTTGTGGCAAATCTGTTTGTTGTCGAGTCTTTGAAAGATGCAAAGACTCAAGTTGATATCTATCGGAAATCCGGAGATCGCCTTCGTAGCGTCGAGTTCCCAGCCATCGGTTCAGCTTTCGGTTTCGGCGGGAAAAGTTCGGACACCGAAACGTATTACTCATTTTCGAGCTTCACCTTCCCACCGACGATCTTTAAGTACGACATGATCACCGGGGAGAGCGAACAGATTCGACAGGCAGAGGTCGACTTCAACGCGGATGACTTTGAAGTCACACAGGTCTTTTATCAAAGCAAAGATGGCACCCGAGTCCCCATGTTTATCTCGCATAAACGTGGACTCAAGCTCGACGGGAATAATCCCACGCTGCTTTACGGATACGGTGGATTCAACATTCCCTTGACTCCTTCGTTCTCAATCAGTCGACTCGCCTGGATGGAAATGGGCGGAGTCTATGCCGTTGCCAATCTGCGGGGCGGGGGAGAATACGGAGAGAAGTGGCACAAAGCTGGTACGAAGCTTTCGAAGCAAAATGTCTTCGACGATTTCATCTCTGCGGCGGAATGGTTGATCGACCAAAAGTACACGAATACCGAACGACTCGCCATTCAGGGAGGAAGCAACGGCGGACTACTCGTTGGAGCTTGCATGACTCAACGTCCCGAACTCTTCGGAGCATGTTTGCCTGCTGTCGGCGTGATGGACATGCTTCGCTTCCACAAATTCACTGCGGGACGCTATTGGGTCGACGACTACGGTTCCTCTGACAACGAAGAAGAATTCCACGGCCTCTTCGCTTATTCCCCTTATCACAACGTCAAAGAGGGAACCTGCTATCCCGCGACGATGGTCTCGACGGCTGACACTGATGATCGCGTCGTTCCCGGTCACAGCTTCAAGT harbors:
- a CDS encoding Gfo/Idh/MocA family oxidoreductase, which encodes MTDSTNTTRRDFLCTAAMGAIATSAASIVPASALGLEGTVAPSEKISLGVIGIGPRCTYDLTAMLQLPDIRCVAIADVQKSRRDKGKELVDGAYGDSSCKLYSDFRELLDRKDIDAVLIATGDRWHAPASMLAAQAGKDVYSEKPCGITIELCQQLADTIDAEGRVFQAGTQRRSVTNFAKAVEMVHTGKLGELHTMHASVYIPVLENSWLPPEATPDPKVCDWNMWLGPAAWRPFNQKYVDGRWRGQWDFDSGARLLDWGAHTVDLCQWANNADDTMPIEYVPEQDKIVCRYENGVKLIIDFLAEPFGNRDPHYITRLGTCPVRFIGSEGWVETGDNGEIVTDPKSLMQDEQYERVRGLDVGTHARNFFDCMRTRELTNANQHVMRKSHIASHAAAIAWILGRKLTIDPATEEFIDDPEANLLRSRPARDWAV
- a CDS encoding phospholipase D-like domain-containing protein — encoded protein: MLQKRETRAVLGWVGLIWLSPLIGSLLYCCFGVNRIERKGERILDQIDAQGKYTLKRAVRAWETRHQRTDTNMELEEIGKWITRRDLTPANDVTPLVGGKAAYDSMLTAIDKAHRSISLCSYIFDNDSSGRMFAEALANATQRGVDVRILIDDVGTRYSKPTILTEFQRLGLSAATFLPTSTPALVFYANLRNHRKILVVDGEIGFTGGMNIREGNLNLPRCKHPIQDVHFRFEGPVVEHFLEVFLADWAFVTGEHPDPEKLFGDPPLNGTTWARGIPDGPDADLDNIRMVMLGAIAAADERVDIVTPYFLPDESIINSLNVAAMRGVRVRVLIPEECNIRLVQWASTDPISRILPYHCEVIRTSAPFDHSKIMLVDNDWTLIGSSNWDPRSLRLNFEFNVECYGTQLNSEMSKLVDSKVKAGRRMSLEELQDRNFALRIRDGIARLATPYL
- a CDS encoding S8 family serine peptidase; protein product: MRRLVVVHCVALVVMCNVSFVGANEEASAPGQSGRFSNVALLPKEETGATRFLTANPEYDGRGVIVAIFDQGIDPGASGLSVTTTGAPKIIDLIDGTGSGDVPMKPAKLESDGTITSLTDRTLSIDPDWSNPSGKYFVGVKAAFDLYPHDLVSRLQAEAKEDFIKAQRPREIQLIEDEQAADGDEARKEAAARLEALREAVKQFKAPGPVLDCITFHDGDHWRAVIDLDEDGDLADETPLADYRVEHQFATFGGGAELNFSVNIFDDGKLLSIVAVCGNHGTHVAGIVGANYPDNPSRNGLAPGVQFISVKIGDTRLDGMETGVALMRGLARTAELNCDLVNMSYGEPSSTPNQGALIDSINQFVVNRNIVFVASAGNSGPALSTVGSPGGTSSFPIGVGAYVSPAMGREEYALQEDLPGLPFTWTSRGPTTDGDWGVDLFAPGAAIAPVSQYSLQPSMRMNGTSMAAPNACGNIALMISGLKAQELSYSSTSLLRSLQATSQIQSEIDPLAQGPGLIQIDQAFDHHVANKSSKTSLTPVTVSISSRNGARGIYLREAGEVGRRVDVSIQVEPDFPLETANSTKLSYEVPIRLESNADWVKVGSQLLLTHGGARFSATVDSRELTPGLHIARIQGQPASQVGNENLFEVPVVVIVPEPSSEQVFQTTLETTSGSIQRIFLNPPEGSRSYKLRVKRLDGIGEGFFYLHCVQTSPVQSFEAAESKLVVSLGVGEEFEKEISLPTDRVLEICTAQYWSSLGQSELELEVTYSGLATTSDSVTLASNGESVPVRVTSQLGHERVDPSAVLNRWDRFLSPQKSSLKILSDERNTTWNNEPTWQLVCDYAFQLEKKDQVTFALSRLDDLLYESPFPSYRLFVYDEHNQLVHADDVFPESVSLPEGDYSIQIELRHTDRDHLKEMEGSLLTITRSIGSVRPSIYSSRAVAAAPWKQSDVSSTELFELMREDYSIAPPPKDKLPQGLQSGDRLRGQLTLRSGDPNPVPIEYFFSDGAQPASSKSAKQTVPTEEIDFLLAKLGTLSWEKDQEEIERLAERILAIDEDNLDVHVERLHLADDDDRKKHLGTVVELADQVIDHIPQNKIRKYFDRRRTQSTSEEKETKKKWETARKHLIDAIYRKGRALAYMELPDVIEDHPIDDPKQHEKEFDANFQLLSSWVDPTSKDYFLLQIRYDRRRGNFGEALKILNKNFGSGQPVYFHYKKRRDLYELLGWDDLRDIEQHWMWRYFPESKVPF
- a CDS encoding methyltransferase domain-containing protein, translated to MAANGTSTSETTEPVSELNQANGETTSGATMNVDLAVRDRYSAAAQEAEAALCCPVDYDPEYLKIIPEEIIERDYGCGDPSRWVNEGETVLDLGSGGGKICYIAAQIVKDSGRVIGVDCNDTMLELARRHQSAIGETLGYDVVDFRKGRIQDLQLNLDRLEEYLKTNPVDSVDDWQKLQEYQDHLRKTEPLVESDSIDVVVSNCVLNLVREEDRRQLFSELFRVLKRGGRAVISDIVSDETIPDSLRNDPNLWSGCISGAFREDLFLDAFTDAGFYGVEIVARQSEPWAIIDGYEFRSLTVQAFKGKEGPCMDHKQAVIYKGPWKSVTDDDGHKLVRGQRMAVCKKTFDLYSKAPYADQIIPIEPNEAVSPEKAQPFNCHGVPIRSPKETKSGLPVLNMLPSDSSCGSDGCC
- a CDS encoding prolyl oligopeptidase family serine peptidase, whose protein sequence is MSKRIEHFDEYFGVRVHDPYRWLEDDVRESEDVAEWVKAENEYTQDFLKTIPERSEINARLTELWDYEKFGPPFKAGGRLYFYKNDGLQNQYVLYVQGPDDAEPRVLIDPNEWSQDGTVALGGTSYSDDGRYLAYGIQDAGSDWRTWKIMEIETGRILEDELSWIKFNTPSWTPDGEGFFYGKFPAPEDGAEFQNLNVNQAIYYHRVGDSQDDDLLIFHRPDQPEWGYSTSVTEDGRYLIITVHVGTDDRYRIFYKDLSNPLAMAVPLIRNFENEYSFIGNDGTTFYFKTDLDAPLGRVIAIDINDASRQIEGGGEEPEVKVREVIPQQAEAIRDVTLVANLFVVESLKDAKTQVDIYRKSGDRLRSVEFPAIGSAFGFGGKSSDTETYYSFSSFTFPPTIFKYDMITGESEQIRQAEVDFNADDFEVTQVFYQSKDGTRVPMFISHKRGLKLDGNNPTLLYGYGGFNIPLTPSFSISRLAWMEMGGVYAVANLRGGGEYGEKWHKAGTKLSKQNVFDDFISAAEWLIDQKYTNTERLAIQGGSNGGLLVGACMTQRPELFGACLPAVGVMDMLRFHKFTAGRYWVDDYGSSDNEEEFHGLFAYSPYHNVKEGTCYPATMVSTADTDDRVVPGHSFKFAAALQHAQSCDNPILIRIETKAGHGAGKPTSKVIEEIADHWAFLVKTLNFQPELKSNDSK